The Hyphomicrobium sp. MC1 genome window below encodes:
- a CDS encoding DUF962 domain-containing protein, which produces MATRSLSKRNSTTEPAPKFASFDEFWPYYLKAHSKPETRAMHMIGTTLGLLGVAGWLKTGRGRYLAAGITGSYASAWAGHFAFERNNPAAFENPLWSLEADLKMYGLWLTGGLEAEIRRVAGGKERSPSQ; this is translated from the coding sequence ATGGCGACCCGCTCTTTGAGCAAACGAAATTCGACAACAGAGCCCGCGCCGAAGTTCGCATCATTCGATGAATTCTGGCCATATTATCTCAAGGCGCATTCCAAGCCTGAGACGCGCGCGATGCATATGATAGGAACGACGCTCGGTCTTCTTGGCGTTGCCGGATGGCTAAAAACCGGCCGAGGTCGATACCTGGCCGCAGGCATAACTGGTTCATACGCCAGTGCCTGGGCAGGCCACTTCGCCTTTGAGCGAAACAACCCCGCCGCTTTTGAAAATCCACTTTGGTCGCTGGAGGCAGATTTGAAGATGTACGGACTCTGGCTGACTGGCGGCTTGGAAGCAGAGATCAGGCGCGTCGCAGGCGGTAAAGAAAGATCTCCTAGCCAATAG